The genomic window ctgaaagcagcatatggctgcctaaatgcaTGGCTGGGTAAAAACGTTCATACTCGTAAATCTAACGTATAAGATATCAGAAGTTGTAAAagaaactatatatatatatatgtcgtgccgaattcacgtaattgccgattccgcgaaatGGGCAATATTTTTGGCCATTTCGCGTACTCgacaaaacgctgcccaatacacAAATcagcagcgttttgccgaaatcgcgtaaaggcctctaaaacttgcctattttgcgaattcggcagccgattacgcggaatcggcagccaattacgcgtaatgggcaagttgcccattccgcgaaatcggcaatagtgagtttagtgtgtgtgtgtgtgtgtgtgtgtgtgtgtgtgtgtgtgttgtcgatACTGACCATGTGATAATATACtttttagcacacacacacacacacacacacacacacacacacacacacgatgaaCATAACGAATTAcgcaaaattgtgaaaaagaacGCTCCTGAACAATACAAGTTAAGCTGCTATTTTCATCTTTCAGTACCACAAACACAGGTTATAGTTTGGCTGACAAGCAGTTTGGTAGTAACTTTTATTTGTTTGTACATTTGCTGTTTTTCGGGTGACATGACTGACCCCAGTCTGTGGCAGTGAGTGCCTCTTTTTCTACAAGCGCATCTCTTGGAGTTGCAGGACGTCTGACAGGCGCATTTTGAATACATGTACCCCTGACCACTATGAGCGGAATGCATAGTAGCGATctttctaaaagaaaaaacgGCCGGGTTTGTATCTTCAAGCTGTAGGATTTGACAATCTGCCTTCTGTTACTGGTTTCCGGAATAAGCAGTATTGACGATCCCGTGCTTTGTAGCGATCCTATACGCCCCGTGTTCTGTGATTTCCGACACGACTCGACTCCAGGGATATTTCTGGCGTCGAGTCGACCCTTGTCAAACTCCGACACTGGAAGTAGGACACAGTCCCCGACGTTTAGGGAGGGTTGTTTTACATTGCTTGAAGACCGCCTCCGCTCGGCACGCCCTTTTCTTCTTCATGTGTTCAGCAACTGTGGGTTCATCAGATGTATTGTCATTCTGTTCttcttgagatctgggatcTGCCTGGGAACAATCGGATTGTGCTGTAGTAAACGTTTCTGTTCTTTCGATCTCCATCGCCGGACAAGACATTCACTATGTACCAGTAGTCGTCTGCGTTGGGCAATGTGTACTTGAAAAACttttaatttttcattttttcatcaaaacgCACATGATGCTTGCCATCCATGCTGACTGTTCCTCTCCTGTCGGCAAAATGAAAGCTTAAACTAAAAGTTTAAAGTTGGTGAGTTTCAATCACTAAGGCCCCTTGTTTGATTGACAATACGGGCACACGAGAACAAGTATTTCCTGAGGATATGCTCACAAACCGTCCAccctgtgagagagagagagagagagagagagagagagagagagagagagagagagagagagagagagagagagagagagagagagagagagagagagagagagagagagagagagagagagagagagagagagagagagacccacacacacacacatacacactaaactcactattgccgatttcgcggAATGGGCAGCTTGCctattacgcgtaatcggctgccgattccgcgtaatcagCTGCCaaattcgcgaaataggcaagttttagaggcctttacgcgatttcggcaaaacgctgccgatttcgcgtattgggcagcgttttgccgattacgcgaaatgggcaaaaatgttgccgattacgcggaatcggcaattacgtgaaatCGGAACGACATAttatatttatttgtgtgtgtaggagtttcagcccgtgAACAAAGAATAATAATTATTCAGGTCAGCTCAAGAGCTGTGGAAAATATTGGACAATCCCACTTTGAAGTTCTTCAGCACAAATTACAATGGGACAAATTAATGTGGTCGGTCTGTAgtttaaagtaaaaaaaaaattcttcagTTTGGtatttaatttatgtttgacttCAGTGTAAGCCTCTTTATTACACACACAGTATGCTCTGCCCTAACACAAAAATGTAATGCAAGTTTTAGTAGTACATGTACGGTAGtacttttagttttactgtTCCAAAAAGCTGCAGAATTTGTAGTTCCTCGTAATATTACATCGATCAGTACATGGTATCACTTCAAACACAGTggaacaccctccccccccccccaccccccccccccctattataagaccctgctttctcaGGTTTACTGTTCACAATCTCTGTAAATACATTCATGTATACCCCAATTTTAAAACTCTCTCCATTTTAATTTAAGAtccaattttctcagatttttggaggtcttataAGTGGGGTTTTATTgtatttacagtggaacctgccctggcgaccacctgtccataacgaccacctgcccataatgaccacctgcccataacgaccaccccaaaggatccctgACGGTTtttaatctatatatatatatatatatatcacctTTCCaattccatagcgaccacctgtctaggTGACTGCCACCACTTAATTTTGGTCCCAAGTCACGGTATCGACCGTGTGACACACGTGCCAGTGTTTCTGGGCAGTGGGATATTTGCCAAAGGGCGACCCTTTCCATAACGTCcaactgtctataacgaccacttttgctCTTGGTagtcgttatggacaggtttGGCTGTATATGATgcatggtggttttttttctcaacatgtTTCTATCATTCCGTCATCTTTGACATTACTGTTTCATCTTCAGCTTCAGATTTGGGACACAGCTGGTCAGGAGAGATTCCGGACCATTACGCAGAGCTACTACCGCAGTGCCAATGGTGTCATCGTTGCTTATGACATCACCAAGCACCCATCGTTCGATAACATCCCGCGCTGGTTGGAAGACGTGAAGAGATATGCAGGCAACAATATAGTACAGCTGCTTGTTGGTATGCATTAAGTTTTAAGTTCATTGGTCACATTTATTGTTTTATACATTTATGGAACATAATTTTATTCACCATTTAAATTGTTGGATAAGAGCCcctgaaatatatatatatatgaaatcTGCTTAGTTTGGTAAAGAGTAAGTTCGTTACTAATTCTTAGCttgttcagtttgtttgttcgttatGGACATAAAAGGACATCTGcagtgtgcatgtatgtgttgtTTGCAGTGAACAATATATGTGTTGTGATTGACTGTGTGCATTCTTTCATGTAAGGTACCATTGCATGCAAACCTTATACTCATGCTCAAAATGGATACACAAGCATGGTTATTTGTTTAGGCTGTGCATGGTTAGCAAGATAGAGGCAAAAGAGAAATTTCTGTATGTTCCACATTCAGACATAAAAGACGtgttattgaattgaattgaatttagtGCTGTATATTAGTATTACCTATAGTACATGTACATACTTTACATTCACAAAAAAGTTGCTTTACGTTGTGCTTTCTGGCACTTTCCTGAAAGTTTACTTCAATCATCTGCAAgtcatttttatttcatttttatttttgaaggAAATAAGAGTGACCTGGACCAACTTCGGGAGGTACGAAAAGAAGAAGCAGCAAACTTGGCCAAGCAAATGAACATGATAGAATCTCTGGAAACCAGCGCTAAAGACAACACCAACATTGACGATGCCTTCCTCAAAATTGCAAAAgtaagtgtgtttgtgattaCATGTGCAACAGACACACATTTGTGAATTCATGCTTGTGCATCGCATACTGCTTGTTTCTACATATGCAGTTTTCAGATAAACAGACACCTGTAGTGTATAGATTAACCAAACTGAAAAATTCAGACAGATAagtatgcacacacagacaggcagacagacacacacacacacacacacacacacacacacacacacacacacacacacacacacacacacacacacacacacacacacacattcattaaAGTGCATACGTTCAACATGTACTTTGTTTACTTCAAAAAGGTGCAATTAAGTTAGGCCAACAGTTTCTGCATAAACATTCAATATGTGTAATTGTATAAGAGGTCAGGCACAATACTGAGCAAAAAGTACAAAATGAATGGTAGCCACTTTCTGGATTTTTTTTGCAAAGAACTGTTTTCTTctggttgttaatgttgttgtattGTGATTAAAGAGAGAATAAAGAATTAATATCATTTTACAGATTATTTTTTCTGTTGatggttattttgtttttgattattttcCATTGAAAATACAACTTAAAATGGCCACTGAAACCTGACAAAAATGAGTGGTCTTGTTTGAGAAAGCACAATGGTAAGTGAAGCAGTTTGTTGTGTcatgtttgtatttattttggtcaaactaAGTGTATTTAACAATTAGATatgctcattttctttctttaccgTATAATGTGTCGTTAGCGTGGACGAAAAAATTGCATTCTGTAAGTAATGCTTCGTGTCTCACTTCACACGCTGATCTAAGTCCATACCATCATCATATCTTTCACATGCAACTCGATATTTCCACTGATAATTGGAAGTtactgaataaaatgacacaatcTAGCACAAATAAAAGCAATCAAAAGACCTAGCGTTGTGAAAGAATGTGTGAAAGGCAATATCCGACGTTTTGCGTCACTGCGTTACTTACGTTTTTGCACTTCCAAAATCTAACGCGAAGTCGACACAGGCACACGAACGAATGTCAATCGACTCAATGCACTGCGGAAATTTCCACAGATTAAGAATAAATGGCCTTCACCTTTCCCACAATGCATTGAGAGGAGGTATTTTGACCTGGAAGTTGTTCGTGTCTTTGGCGTTTCGCGCAAACTTACGACATCTCAAGAGTTTTTCAGACAGACGAACTTCAAGAATCATCGATCCCTAATTGATTTTGCTGTATTCAGTTGAGTTACCCAACAGGCAACTACTTTTGTTCATGTTTTATGCAAAATCACCAGcatttgtttaaattgatgctgAACTTAGTGGATTTCGTTCGTCATTCTCGCCACTGCCGACATTTCTTGGTGTCTTTCAATACGAACGTCAGGAAAATTTGACCTTTTCTTGAACCAAAGTTTATATTTTTGTGATTGACTTAAAGTTTCTTCGAGTTTGTATAAAGAAAGCTGTGAAGGGGAAATattagttacattttcctgcatTTTAATAGTGTGGCTTGTTTTAGATTACGTTCGTATTTCTGACACCATTTTCGTTTCGTGTCACTCGAACCAACGCAATCAGCAATTCAGTTCATTGTGGTAGATGGCAGATACAATGTAAATCAAAACATGTTTACGTATGTTATCTGctacagaaaacagaaaaagaaaacaagcgaATAAGAAAAATAATCAGTTGTGAAACGATGATAATTGATGATGTTGGTAATGTTGGACACAACAATTCAGGTGTCAAAAATAACTTACGTAATAATTTTCAGACTTTGCCTGTAACTGTGAATATTTGCCATTGTTGCAATGAATCGAATGAGTGAGATCATTTCAAACTGTATCAGGAACCTCTTACACACCAGACTAGATTTCAAGAGTACTAGAATTCAAGCATAACAGACTTCACAATTTTGGTGTCTTCATAACTTACGCTTGGTGTCTTCATAACTTACGCTACATCTGATTCACTTGCCATATTATTTTCAGGCCttcacttttgttttcagttgtgtTGCATGGTCTACCAGAAAGGTGATCAATTAAATCAGCAGCATTACAATGCTgcctaatcttgttcttgtaaaaaagtgatggaCTTGCCAAATGATGTAAGTAATGGTGTCTTCACAACAACTATTTCTTGCTCAATTGATTTACACAAAATGTAGGTGCTGTCTGGCTGGATTGTATGGATAAAATGTAACTCAAACACTAGACAAAATCAAAGATTCCAAAAGTTTTAACTTGATAGAAATATCTTGCAGTTGGTGTCCACCAAGTACTTACATCATTGTCCATGCATACCTATGATTGACGATCAATAAAGGAAAGAGACATGAAGGCAATTATGTTTTGACTTTTATTTCCGGTAAAGCTGTGTTTTAGCTCCCATTACAATCATAGACTTTTCCATCtgagcattttttatttttgatgcTCATGTCAGAATTTCATTGCTCAGTATTGTGCCTGTCCTCATAAGATCCATTTTCATATGAATTTTGTGTATTATGTGTGTATATGcagtaacaaaacaaaacaaaaatcttttGTGAAAGAGTATGTGTATGCATAATTTGTATGAATCATCCCCTCTTCCTCCGTCCCCAccataaaagaaagaaaaagtttaGAACTGATGCATAAAAGGATAATATTACACTTGATAATAATATTTTATCAGGAGTTGAAGCGAACGAATATGTGTTGCATAATCCATATGTATCAatctcctccctcccccccccccccccccccctttcccccgaccataaaagaaagaaaagttttAAACCGATGCATAAagcagacctgtgcacatctacggtttctccgtaatttctccgatttttatatgcagaatacggtgctacggatttttaatgaaaattgcgaaattccgatgttttactaaaaaaaattaaaaaaaggtactttttttctgttttaagatgttttgaccaattagttggccgttgcgctgaaaagacgtttttcgatttaccggaagcgcgcgtgttctcagacttagttcgtccagcgtctgcgtggcaacttgtgattgaagtgaaacatggaaaagaaaaaaagagtgcgagattcagatagtgaagaggagacaccagctctgtcaccaaagaagaagaaaacagtttgtgtgctttgtgagcagaattatgtcttcaactgtcgttacagcttactactgaaacattttaaaaagtactgaaatttggtttgtttactactgatgagcgttttgaaTGTGCACAGGTCTGATAAAGGTATGACATTAAAattgataatgatttttcaacAGGAGTTGAAACGACGTTATGGAGGCGACTCTGCAATGGACACGAGTAAAGGCGGCTCCATCAAACTCAACTCTCGGCCGGTAGGGGGCGGCTGGAGCTGCTGTGGTAGCTAGTCCTCCGGACACCAATGCTTTGCTTGAATCAGAATGAGGGTTTGAACTTTGAGTTGTGTGAGTGGAGTGCTCGTTTGTGATGATGCTTTTGGAGATCTGGGGTGGTGTGCACAAAAAAATGTCCAGGTGGATGGGAACCAAGCGCTGGGTTGGATGGGTCGAACTCTCAAACAACTTAATCTCAAATTTAACCAGTGTGACCCAGTGCTTGGTTTCCACCCAGTTGGGTACTTTTTCGTGAACACCACACCTGTTGTCAGGTGGAAATAAGGTGTGGTGTGAGCGAGTTGAAAGAAAATGAATTGCCTTTTGCAGCAAGATTTCTGTGTTGGTACATCTGTGTATACCTGTGATTTTGTTGACTGTTTTGATGGATTTGTACAGGTGTATGTTACTGTAATTCTGTGAACTGTGTTTGTTATGCCTTCAGAATACTTTGTTTCAAAGACCGAGTGATTCTCAGAGAAGTTAAGGCAACTGGAGATAGGATATCAGAAAACTGTAATGTAGTGGATAGGTGTGGGAAGATCGCCAGTGGCAGAAAATATTTGAAGTAAAAATAACACTTAATCAGTTTATACTGAAACAGCTTTGTTTATACTGTGTTATAGACGTAACATCTGTGGTTTTAACTCAGAGTTATAATCTTAGCAGATCCCTGCTGAACTAGAGAAAAGGTCGGACAAAAATCACTGTGTGTACAAAATCGTAAGTTATACTCAGGTTTAGCTGAGATGCTAGGTATTGAATAATGAAAACATGATTCGAAAATCGTGAAAAAAAAGTCTAGAATGATATAGCCTGACAACATGGAAGTGTGGCTGATTGCTAGGGCAaaagttcttttttttgtgagaagacattttcAACCTGTAAAATGCAGTGTTGAGGTGTCGATGGGTTCAGTAGAAGAAAAAGCATTCAAAATGCTGAATTCATGGCAATAgtgatttgttgttttttgtcatatTTGCTCTCGTTGTATAATTATGTAAGATTAATTATTCAGTGGACGTTTGTTTTTTCCAGTAGCATGGCCTTTTGAGGCATACACATATACCTCAGTCTTACTAAAGCATTGGCCCCTTCCATTTATACTTTTTTTCCATTTGTGTCTTCTTTTGTGTGACACATCGTTATACCGTAAGGTAAAATTACACTTCTGAATGCGTTCTGTAGTGTGTTACTGTTAAGTAAAACATGCAAGTATGAAACCACAGGGAAACCTAAATTGTACTCGTAAATGTGTACTCACCCATGGGCATTTCAGATGAATGGTTAAGTGAACTGCAGTGATGGTTTTAAGATTAAACGCTGATGCAAAAAGATAATGGTTCAATCATTTGTAGCTTGCAGATTAATGAAATATTCTGAGTTCCAAAATTTCACAGAGAGTGTGCTGTTGTTTGTAACTATCAAATTATTTTCTGGTATCACAACAGTATGCAACAGGACTTAGTATAGCTATAGGGCTTGCATGTCTAGGCCATAAGGGACACTCTTTGGGTGTTTCTTGAATGTTTAAGTAAACGTGCATTGAAGTTGTGTGCGGGCTTTCTGACTGTGGTATTTTTGCGGCGACAGCTGTGCAAAATTATGTGATTTGggacagttttgtgtgtgttacagaatactgtgtgtgtgcgtatgtgtgtgtgtgtgtgtcagtgttctttgtgcgagtgtgtcacagtgttctttgtgcgagtgtgtatgcgtgtcaATGTTTATATGACTGCATATGATTATGTATAACATGTATATTCATAAATATGCACTGCCATGCATGATTTTGGCATGTCAGTAGCTCCTTATGTACGGAGATTTTTATGTGGCAACTTTCTTCATTCCAGCCTTGTACACAATTATTGCCAAAACTATTCATATTCTGCTGAGAAATAAAAAAAGTCATTTTAGTTTGGCCAGTCAATCTTTTGCTGGGAGTGCCCAAACAGAACACTAGTTGGTCTGATATAATGTTATTTGGAGACAAGGTTTTGCagctttgtgtatatatatatatatatataaatatgataAGATCTGCTTTTCAGTCGTTAATTACTATATTAAGTTTCATACAGCcaggaaaaataaaataaattgacCTTGAATAACAACTGGAAAAGGTGCCAGTAAGGGCGGATGgcaatctgtttgtttttttacactcTTTGACTGATTTTTGGCATTGATTATTTCTTGTTGACTTGTTCATTCTTCAGTATAGGGGATATTTGTAGTGCTTATGAAGCTGATGATTTAGTTACGATTGTTATTGTTGCATTAATCTAAAAAAAATGCTTGTATATTACCATGTTAGCTGGAAAAGATTTTGCTTTGGGACAGTGCATTTATATTGTACTCATTACACAAGTTAATGGAAATTTACAATGCGTACAATATTGAGTATGTATAGGACTTTTCGTCAGTGTATGTTTTGCTTGTGATGAATGCATTGGGTACAGCTGTAGGAAGACTATGTATTCTTGTCAGTGCGGCCCTTAGCAATGTACAATTTCGAGTGTTTTACTTCTTCTGAAAATGTCTCGGTTATTTAGCTGAGAGAGTAGATGAAGATTCTTGCTGATTTCTGCAGGAGTAGCGTCTCAGTAACTGGACAGAGAATGTGATTATTTCCCTTTTCTATTCTTAAGTGGTTGTTATTGATCAGAAAACGTAAAGGGTTTTTTTTTCGTagagaagagaaaaagaaaagaaagacttgAACACAATTACTCTAAGCATTTTCGATGCCAAAAATGcccagacttcttttttttaaataaataaaataaggtATTGCCGTATTTTCTTTACCTTTGATCATTAGTTCTGTGGCAAAAATGATGCAAATAGATGTTTTACATGTACTTGAATGATTTTTCTGTGTGATGCACCTGTTATTATcatggcatatatatatatactgtacagtcgaacctgttgCTAACGACTACCCAAGAGAACGCCCAAGagtggttgttatagacaggtgatcgcaatagatcaatcaatcaatcaatcaatatgaagcttatatagcgcgtattccgtgggtacagttctaagcgcttgtcgaagagttgtcaacacaggactaacaaagaaactaacatctacagacggacacgaaccctatcacacactagcaaaccctgatacacatacaacaaacaactgtttaacaacaatgtacacatcaatagctaggtccaaacaaaataatattaaacacaaagaaaacacctctcacagagcacagcacaagaatgtcttttggggcacaacacatcacgtcgaacatgaaagtcgcagccagctacgggaagaactgagtcttcaacctactcttgaacgcgtcaa from Littorina saxatilis isolate snail1 linkage group LG4, US_GU_Lsax_2.0, whole genome shotgun sequence includes these protein-coding regions:
- the LOC138964282 gene encoding ras-related protein Rab-43-like, whose protein sequence is MAYSPDPDEAFDYLFKIVLIGDAGVGKTCVVQRFKSGTYTEKHGSTIGVDFTMKTLNIDGKLVKLQIWDTAGQERFRTITQSYYRSANGVIVAYDITKHPSFDNIPRWLEDVKRYAGNNIVQLLVGNKSDLDQLREVRKEEAANLAKQMNMIESLETSAKDNTNIDDAFLKIAKELKRRYGGDSAMDTSKGGSIKLNSRPVGGGWSCCGS